CAGTCTTCGGATATCGAAGGCTAAGGGAGAGAGAGGACACTCACCGTAAAGAGAGAGTTATCAATGCCGCCGGCAAAGGACACGTTCTTCCAGGTGGAGATCACCACGTGCTTGGGCACAAAGGTGTCTGCTCCCACGACACCCTGTCGGATGTCCCACATGGTGCGCTCGCGAACCTCCACACCGAAGCGGTCTGTGCGGCCCATCAGATCACGTTCCACGCTGCAACAGGGAAGATGGAAGTCAGTAGGAGTTTCGGAAATACAGTAGGGAATCATGTGTGTGAATCAAAATCAAATCAGGCCGAGTGTAGGGCGAGGGGTACTTTCAGTACGGGTATATGCAAAGTGTGCCTTCTTTGCGGCGTCTACAGGAAGATAAATGGATTCGATGTTTGGCATATAAATCAGAAGGAGgcccagacacacacacacacaaacacacgatACTGATTTGCTCTGCCTTATATTTTCATaaacattttatttattttacgCTCTTGTGAGCACTTTCAAGTGTTTTTCGACTAGGGGGCGGGTGGGTGGGGTGGGTCGAGGGGCgtggggtgtggggtgtgTGGATGGGGCCTGTCAGCCGTATCGACGTCCGACACATTGGCGACGCCGAAGCCGACGCGGCAACGTGGCGTATGATTTATATGCTTTAATTATTCATTACGCAGCAGCATCACTTCTTTTCGTTTTGgctgtgttctgttctgttcagttctgttctgttcaTTTCCATCTGCGTCATAAATTGTTTTAAGCCAGTTTAGTAAAATTACACCCGAGCTCATGCAAAATGCTTAGGACAAAGCCATTTCAAACTCAGTCTCCCAGTCATTGGAGCAGACAAATAAATCTTAAGCCGATTTGCCAGGGATTTTTATTAGACTGCTGCAGCCCGGGATGTGGGATGACTTTTATTTGCGGCTCCCGGTCCAtggggcatgtggcatgggGCACGGGACACTACTTAAACGAGTTTTCATTGCCGGACAATTGCATGAGAATTGCTCTGCTCCGACCACCACACTGAGGTGGACAATTGCCGGGGATTGCCGGAGCAATCGCCTCTTGGGCGACCTAAGAGGCTTATCAAATGAAGCGTTCGGGGCTCAGTACAAATATCGAGTGTCCAACTGTCCGGCAATTCAAACGCAAATCGAATTATCAGTTGCACAGATGGACAGTTGGGGCTAAGAGCCAATCGGTTTCCTCATGGCACATAGAATTTGATCAAATTCCAAATGGTTCTAAATAATTGAAAGTGTTTTGATggaatatttaattaaaataaattgaaTAACATAAGATACTTTACGTTACTGAGGAAGATTAAAAGATGGTTGCAGTTTCGAATTTCCTTAAATGTATCCCAAAAATTTACACATTTCCCAATTTTACATTTGTAGGTTTTCCTGCGGTTCGAAGCAGGCTGTTTCTGACCCTTTTCTAACTTTATTTCGATGAAAGCTTTCATTAAACCCAAACTAATTCTCAGGACATGCATTTCGGGTATTTTTCTGCAatctaaaaacaaaaattgaaattgaaaaacTCGTTATGTATCCAGCATttctgtgtatgtgtgtgtgtgtggttctGCTGCAAACAAAGATGAATGTGCGGCCTTTTCTATTTGCATTTGGCCGGTAACATGTTATTGATTTTGCCCCAGTTCCAGCCCCGGCGTTTGTTGGACAGAAATGGAATCAAATAAGAGTTCACTCTCACACATTTGAGAATGCAAACAAATATGAAATGTAGAAAGAtagaggagagagagagagaggattATTCAGCCTCCAGTTCAATTTGATCCCTACTCCCACCGCCACTAGCACTGCCACTTATTTATTAACACTTCGGCGGTCTGGCCAGCTAAATGTGAGTGTAAACAATTCTGTAATAAAAACTCATAATGCAGCCATTATGATATGTGTATGTATCAGATGTAAGCATTCCGTATATGCGAGAGTACGAGTTTGTGTGCTATTCAATATTTGAGTGCCCATAAATTATAAGTGGCAGCAGATGGCAATGGAAATAAATTACACAATTACGCTTTCCTTACTCGGTGGTaaacacaacaaaaacacaagCCGAAGCGAGGCCTGGCTTCGAGAACAGAAGCTTTAGATACCCTTTCTGCCATCTACTGAATGATTCCATCAGCAAATCTCTCCCACTCCCCCACAACCTTCGAAATAGATAGTATTCACCGGGCCATGCCCATATCGACTCGTATGTGCATCACGAACCTAGCCGTACAATCGATTGACTCTTTCGCACTGCTCTCTGCTCTCCAAACATCTGATCAAATTCAGAAAGCCCTGCCGGGTATCTACATGgccacaaaaaacaaaaacatggAAATGTGTAAAAACCGCAAAAGACGAAGAGCCCCAACGAAGAGATAACCaagcacacaaacacacacacacacacgcgaaGAGGCCACAGATACTTGCATAGTTTATCATTTGTTTGCCCCGTTCCACAACCGCCATACCCGACACTACCGCCACCCCTCGCCCCGCTCAACTTTAAATGTCTGCAATTGACATTCCagctaaaaaaaaagaaataaaaaaacagaaaaggaGGAAAATTGTCACTCAGCCTAGAAAATGCGCGCGCAGCAGCCAAAAACAGCCGCAGACTCGGCAACTTTTTCCGTGTAAGTAAGCCAAAAAGCCAtacacacagccacagacacggacacacacacacgcatgcaTACTCAGCCTCACAGACACGGGCAAGCACAGAAATAGAAAGAGTCGCAAAAAAAGTAATAGAAAGTCGGAGAGGCTCATATATAACGAAAAGTCGGGCTGCTCCGTGTCTCAGTTTCGACCCACACTCTGCCACCTCTGCAGGGCCCCTTCAACACCCCCCTCTATCACTCCGCCAGGACCCCCTTTATCCCAGGCAGTTCTTGAACTACGCCATTATGTACTTTATTGCATACATTCGGGCGCTGCCACAGTTTTGTCTGCATTTGTAGGTTAAAATGCCTTTTCGCAGTTATGCAGGGAAACAGTCGTCGCATTTCTAGCTCCTCCGCCTCATGCTTCCCTTCCCATCCTCATccccagcaacaacaaaaacaacaacccTATCTACAGCCACGTTTACGTCTTGGTCTTGTGCCGTGTGGCCCAATTCCATCTCGGGGCTGGGGTGTAAATGAAAGTGAAACAATGGCCGTACTTAAAGAAAACGGCGAAAATTGCATGTAAGCTGCTGCAGGAGGAGAGTCCCCGAGAATCCGAGAAGCCGAGAAAGCGTTCGCCGAGAAGTAAATGCAAACAGAGACTTGCAAATGGTCGAGCCAAGGACGCGGTAAAGGAGAAGGCGGAGGTAGAGGAGGAGACTGAGGAAATTCCTATTATGATTGGCAAAAGGGAATAATGAAGCGGCATTATTATTGTGGCCTGGTTAGGTAGGAAGCCAAAAACCTTCGGCTGAGGAAAGTTTTTAGGGAACTCAAAATGGGTAAATATTTGCATGGCCTAGACGCTCAATTAGCGAGATATTGAAGGCAGGTATCTGGCATCTAATTATCCCATCAAATCGAGAATAAGGAAAGGGTATTCTGCTTTGCATCCTGTAAGGGCCTTCAGTTACTTGCAAACGTTTACTTTTGAAAACTTTTGAGTGCATGCACAAATGTAAAATTCGCCCCTTGGCTGTAAATATTCCTTTGGCCCATTGTTTGAATGCTTTTATTTGCCATTTAGCAGCCGAAAATGTTTTAATTGTGGCACGCCTGGCCGGCAATTACGATGCTTGTTTGCTGCTTTCCACACAACAATTAAAAGCTCAAACGTGTCCGGCAGCGTGCCGCAGATTCGCACCCAAGCAAATATACTTATCCGGCCACACACTAAAACACTTTGAAGCGTTtcaaaacaaagaaaaacttTGACAAACGACACCCCGGCGCGGCATTAAGTTTTTATATTCCCCTTGGTCTGAGCGGATCCTCCTCTTGGCTGATTTTTTATACGTCTGTACACATACGTATAAGGGTGTTTGGGTGTGTAATTAAACGTGAGCTCATAATGAATTTAATGCTTAAGCGACCAGCGTAcgcggcgtatgcgcaatgcCCGTGCACTTTCAGCTAATCCACCGCTGAGCGCTAAGTGCGAGCGTATAATCAAATTGATGTCAAATGAAAGCGGCAGCGGACCTAGCGGAGCGGTTCGAAGCATAAGATACCCTTTCTGATGCACCGTTATATGTAATATCTGCTATGTTTCAATCAGAAATCAACAACAGAAGGaggaaacagcaacagcgctGTTAACACCGTAGGTTAACAGAGCTCTCATCATTCATGGGCCGTTACACCGATCGATAACAGAATGTTACCATGTTACCATGCGAAAACCTGCTGTTGCTCTGAGCAATGGAGATCATAATTGAATCCTCGGAATATTTCCTGCAAGAGGGTATTACAATTACGGTCAAACATATGAGAGAAGTGCTAAGTGAAGGTGGCTCTCTGTCAGAGAGTCAAGAGAGAGTGTAAAGCGAGGAGACGCTGGGAAGCGAGGATGTATGGGCAAGGGTGTAATCTGCAGCAATTTTACATTGCTCGCATTTCCCATTTgcctggctctccctcccttgCAACTCCAGCCTCTGCTGCTTTATCTCCTCGTCCATGCAAagttatttaaattaaattccaGTCACAGCTTCAGTCTTTGGCACCCCTGCTACACCCCCGCCCACACGTACACATCAAAGTTTGGCTGAGCATTTCGCTTGGTTTTCCTTCGTTTTTTCAaacccaccccaccccacccgcACTCCCTCCCCGTCAAAGACAATTAAATGTCAGAGAATGACCGTGACTCGTGTTCGGCTTTTTTGCTCCTGCCAGCAGTCCTGCCAGCAGTCCTAGCTGCGCCAATGAGAGAGCTATACGGGACAAGTTTGACATATTGTCGGAGTCGGTTGAAAACTATAAAAATGCATTGGATTGCACTCGCAGTACACGCTGTCGTTGTTCcttcttttttgtttgtgtgcCTCCCCGTGTTGTCAGGCACTTCGGAGGATGTTAATTGCTCTGCCGTGGCAATTTGTCAGGCGACGTTGCAAAGTGTTGACAACAGTTCGCTCAAAGGGGTGCAGGAAAAGGGAAAAGCACACAGTAGAACTGATGGCAAAAGTCTCACCTAGAATCAACGAGATGTGTAACCCCGAAACCCTTGAAGACAGTCAGATAATATCTATACATCCTGGAACATTTTTCCCTCATTTCCATCAAAAGTAAACTTCCCCCTTAGGCCATGGATTATTCATACTCTTGACAGTCTTTTGAATAGTTTAAGCCACGTTCATCATATTTTGTAGTGCCACAAAAAGTTGCCTACTTTTTGGGGTCAACTCTGGTTGGAAACCCTGTCCATTTCGCAGTCGCGTTTGCTAGGACGAGTACCGTTGCTCTCTCCTATCAGCACATGCATGCGTCGCTCAACAACTGACTTGTCACTCTCTGTCACTCCGCCGTAATTTATGCTCTCTTctctgtttcgttttttatgtCTTCCTGTGGGGGGTAGGGGCATGTCCTTTCCTTTGAGAGGATATGAAATTTAAGCCGGCTGAAACAATGTAGAAACCATAATTTATGCTCCAAATACCACGATCTACTTTTGGAAAGGAAACCACATAGAAACCACAATTTAAGACGGAATTTTGCGGCTAATTAATGCATTTTTGAGCGGTTCCCAACTCGCTGCTTCTTTTACGAGGGGATTAAAGAATTCTGAAAAggtttttctgctgctgtaAACTCATATAAATAGCCCACAAATAACGTTCAGCTCCCGCTGGCATTCATTTGCATAATTAGCGACCGAAAGACCGGCACAGGAAAAGAAAACCAAGTCATGtttgtataaatttatgcattgtCCCCGCAAAAGTTCGGGGAGCCAGACCAATGGAATTTAATTATGGCTAAAATTAGTGGCTACATCCTCCTTGTTGGATACCCATAATGAGATACATGCCGGTCGCCAAATAGTTGGGGTATATGCGGGATCGGATACATCACAGCAGGAATGCAACCGCAAACGAGAATATTATGGAGGAGGAAGTCCACACACAGATATCGAACGGAACAGAGAACAGAGCCAAGCAGGTATCCCCCCATGGAAATAATAGATAAATGCTGCAGCAATAAATGACAGTAACTAGTACAATAACAATCACAAACAATGAATGGATCGGAGGGAACTTGGGCAAGTCGAGGCATGTGATACACTACGATAGTTTGATGGCAGCACATTTGTTGCGCTCTCTTCAGATCAGAGCAGAGTCAAAGGGTTGCCCGTCGAAAGAGTatccccacacacacacacgcacacacacaatggGGCCAGCGGAAATGAAGAGCGAGGCGAAACAAACGCGCAGCATACAATACGTACATGAATGCACatgtgcctctgtgtgtgtgtgggtgtgtgtctGCATGCTCTTTGTGGCGATGGATGCACGTAAAAGGAATAAAACGAAtgcacacacaagcacacacacataacgAATGCGCGTATAAATACTTTCTCTCAGCGCGTGCTCTGGGTTGATTTTGAATATGCAAATGCCACTCGCAACAACATGGCAACGTGGTGGCAAATATAAATATGTTTAGCGAATAAATACGAATGCAAACGAGCATCCGAAACCGGAAGATGCAACTGCCTTACCGGAAATAGACGCCGGGCGTGCGCTGGTCAATATCCGAGGGATAGATGCGGCCCACACGGCACTTGCTGAAGAAGATGCCGATGAAGGAGGGATCCCGCTTGGTGGGCCAGTCCTTAATGGGGAACACCAGGGGATATGTAAGGTACTCTGGGGGATCGGAGAACTCCAAATAGCCATTTAGAGAGAGCTGAAAGGATCAAAGGCGGGTTTAAATAAATTCAATCGAATTTAGGGACTGTCTTACCCTGGTATAATTGAACCTGAAGCCGTAGAAAGGCAGCTGGAAGTTCAGATTCTTGTGGAGCTGTGTCATCGAGGCATGGATATCGAACTGATAGTCGGCACGGCCGCCATACATATCCTTGTCAAAGTACCAGTACATGAAGGTGTTTCGCAGCTCCGCGAGACGAGCCGTGGTGATCGTATAGCCTCCGGCTGCCGTTGAGGCCGTACTCGGTGGGGCAACGTTATTGTTGGGATCTGGAAGAGAAAATACATCAGATATAGAAGGATTTCCAACACAAAATATCCCCAATTTCGTAGAGCAACCCCTCGTCGCCTCTCATTACAATTTCACACATAATCCCAGGAGATTACTTTTTCAATTCCCCAGTATTACTCGTATCTACTCGACTACTTTGCTGGAGGTGCATTCCATAAACTGTAAGGAAAACTTTGCCATCTTcgctttgcttttcttttttgaTACTCCTTCCTGCTGCTTCCGTCGGCTGCTGCATCTTGGCCCTctccgtgccgtgccgtgccgtgccgtgccgtgccgtacCATGCCGTGCACTGGGCCATTAAAGGTCACAGTTAATATTCATTTCTGCTTCTCTTCTGTGGCTCCTCCTTTTCTCTAATTTCTTTTTGCCACTTGCCCCCCTGCAGCCTGcagcctgccgcctgccgcctgccgctgGCCTTTTAAAGCAATTTAAGCTGATTAAGTGCAAAGCTGCCGTTCCCAATGGACACGGTATCAGGGAGGACCCAAACCAGTGCCAGGACCAGCAGCAGGCTTATAGCTATTGCTCTTGACGCTAACCAGAAGACTGGCAAATTGCAAGCGAAGTTTCGGCCAGAGGGAGACCAGACCGAGCAGAGTCCTGGCAAagattttcaaaatatttctGGCATCTCGAAGGAAAGCTGGGGTTTTCCCGGTTAACCGTTGAGGGGAGTGCCAACGGCTACAGAGCACTTAATGGGAATATACCTTTAAATTTGTGTCGCTTTAAGGTCAGTTTCAAGCTATGTAAATATGTCCATCaattaattattaattttCACTCCCCTCTCTTTTGAATATTAATTGAATATTCCATATTGAAGCTTTACGCTTTAATTAGAGGTACTTTGGCAGAAGGTTTTGCAAGGGAAACAAGGACACATTGTGGATAAACCCTCATCCTCAGCATCATCGTACTCGCATTATCATATCGATGGCATATTTATTCCTTCATTTCGATTCGTTGTAATGCGAATCTTTCAACCTTTTTAAAGCAGATTTACACTTCATTTATAATTATATTCATACTCTCCAATTAATCTCTCTGCGACCATCCCTGCTCTCCAGCTGTCCATTACCGAATGCCGAGTGAATTATTGGCTATTAAATGGCACATATTTTGATGGTAATTACACGGCTAACGGACAGTCGCTGAGGATCATGGAAACCCAGAGATAGAAGAGCAGATTTGTCTAGAATCTTCCTTTTTTGCCCTTGAATCTGTGGAACATCTGTCGCACAATGCAGCAGCGTTCTTTTTAATCTATTTATGAATCAATGCCTGCAGCCGGGTGATAGATCATAAAGTACGCTAATCCTTTAAGAGTCCGCGGATTAAGAGCAGACGCTGCCTCCATTTTGGGATGCGTGAAAATTGGTGCGCGGAAAACACGTAAAATTCGCGTGTGCGGGTTGCGCTTCCACGGAAATTGGGTGCCATATATCTTTTTTATGGATTTGGCTTAGGTAGATTCCTGGAACTCTCCGAACAGCGAGTCAAGTAGGGAAGGATTTTGTAGAGCGACGGCAACCGCATCGTAACGGTGGGTCCCTCTACCTGGTTTTGGTAGCTGTCGGCAGACCAGGTAGGAGCTTGCAGCCGCTTCTTTTTGCCATATAAGCCCCGGCAGTGGCGTGTCCTGGCACAGTCTGCTACCAAACCCTAACATGAGCATCAGCACTttcaacttccagttctaCAACTACAAAATACCAGCGGCTATGGGCTGCAGCACGTCGCGCTCTTCATCGTCGTTCATCAGCGAGCTGGAAATGGACATTGATGAGGAGATGTCCTCGCCGGCCGTCACCTCCACGCCCAGGCCGCGCTTCACCACGGAACTGGCCCTCCAGCTGCAGCGCGAGTCCCCGCAAACTCCGGCAAAGACCACACTCCATGGCCTCAGGCCTCAACTTCACACGCCCCAGAAGCGCTGGTCCATGGAGCTGCGCGAGAAGGTCCTGGAAATGTCCAAGCGCAACAACGGCTCCGATGGGGAGGAGCAGCAACCACAGACCACACagcaggaacagcagcagcaacagcaacaaaaacagctgCAGCAGGAACAGGAAAAGTCAGAGCAGCACAACGGGGACCCTAATGTGGCCCCGACTGTCACTGACAAAATTAACTTCTTCAACAAGCTGACCAACACCTTCGAGTCCACACGGAGCGGAGCCACCgccaccggcaccggcaccgccaacagcagcaaatgcAATAACAACAATCGCTTCATATCCCTGCTGCGCTCCACTCGGCCACAGGGCATTGCCACCACAAGCTCctccaacaacagcagcctCAGTGGCACCTCCGTCCTCAGCCAAGTGCCGCCCCCGAAGCCCAAGCGCTTGATGGCCACAGCCCCGCCCGGCTCGACATTCGCCATGCCCTCGTCGATGGGCATGGGCGGCAGCCAGCGCAAGAGCTCGCTGCGGAGGAAGCCCTCCATGGACAAGTCGAGGGCCACGATTTCGCGCCAGAACTCGAGCGCCTCGGTGCGGCCCCAGCACCATGCCATCATGGAGGATCTCAGCCTCGTGGTGCCCGTCCGACTGCGCATCGCCGAGTACGAGCAACGCATCTCCATGAGTGCCTAGAAGAGCCCTAAATGGACCTATGTGGGAGGAGGAGTGGCGTGTGCAAAATGATGGTTCCCAAGGATAACCCTAGTTGTAATCTATCCAAATAGTTCTGTAGCTCTAAGTTAGATGTAACTTTTAAAGAacaatacatatatacacaaaaaaaacctAAAGAAAAACCTTTTCCTGTTGAGCGATATTGATAAACAGTCGATAGGTGCAAGATGCTTCTTTTAAGAGGAACGGAATACTCTCGAAGATTTTAACATTCTTTCCTCTAAAGCATAGTCCCATTGTCCTCTAGCATATCAGCCTTTGCCTGAGGAAATATTTTCCCACACGCAAATCCCCACCACGTAATCACAGTCGAACAAAGAAAGAACTCTGACTAACAGTGAAggcattccattccattccactaCCACtaccaataccaataccaataACCATTCCGTCCATCCTGAGAGCGAGTGATAAATAAAGTTCCATTGTAATATGCGACCCGATTGCGATTCCACACACCTGTACAGGGCTATAAACTGATTCATGCTTGGGCAATAGCATGTATCCTCCTCAGCTCTCCCTCTGCTCTctgtgcatatatgtatatactatctCCACCCTACACCCACCACGCACTTGTTTTGTTTGCAGAGCCAAAAGGTGGAAGCAGAAAACAAGAAAATCGTTAGCTTTTAATGCCTCAACTCGGGGCATTATCTTATCGCAGGGAAAAGAGAGACACAGCcacagaaagagagggagggagagcgggagagcTTACAGCACCTGCCCGAACAAGTTATCGACGAGCAAATATTGGTAACTAAACCAAACTGAGGCGCTGATAAGATAGCCGCCAACAGATGAGTAATGGAATCAGGGACAACTCACCCCAATTGTAGCCACTGGAGTCCACATCGTACAGCTCTCCCAAGTAGTCGGATGGCATAACCAACGCCCCGGACATGGGCTGGGGCTTCAGGCCGGCCACGGTCAATATATCGTCGGTGCCCCGGCTGGACAGCACTGGTATCATCCGCTGTCCAACCTGACCAGCGCCCAGGGGAGCCTTTGTGGTGGCAACGGTTGCAGGTGGTTTCGGCTTGGGGTTCGGTTTCGCTGCTGGTGGCTCCACCTTTTTGGGCTGCTCTTTTGGGATCTCCACGAATTCTGCATCCTTTTGAGGCACCTTTTTCGCGGCTGCTGCAGGCACCGACACGGGCACTGCATTCAGTGCCTCATCCTCCAGCTCCGTGGAGATGTTCTCGTTGGCCAGGACATAGGCCATGAAGCCACAGGCCAGCGCACAAACCACAAACAGTTTGAAGCGCATTTTCACTTAGTTTTTCGTTCGATTATTCGttcgtttgttttttgtttttctcggCACTGGAAAATAGGGATACAAACACAAAATATTAGCACTTTAACGATGGGTTTCCTTGCAGTTTTTCACTGATTTTTAAGAAATTTCACTTGATGACATCATCAGTATCAGTCAGAAGCCTTATCAGCTCTCTTATCACTTTGCAGCACTTGTCGTTATTCAATTACCAGGCAGAAAAACACGTTCGATCCGGGTCCACGCTCAGCTAAGACTGAACCGATCGGGGCGTTGCCAAAACTGGCTCACCTGTCGCTCGATTGTGAAACCCGGGTATCTCTCTCTTTGGGAGTCATATCATATCTTATCAGGAAAACTTACGCACTGATAACACGCATTCCTTCTTCTCTTTTGGCCTGAACTTTGGTTTTGGTTAGGGCTTTAGCACACACATACCTATGCATCTTATATATCTTATCCTCTCTGACTCTCTGGGGATTGTGCAAGTTTTTGAATTACCAAATTATTTGTTTATTCTCTCTCAcactctttttctctctctctctctctctctctgttgaCTGTGGTCTCTACTGCCATTTGTGATTCATTTCCATTACAGTTAATCACACTTTGGGTTCGTCATGACGCGGCCATTTTGTGGTCCCTTCCTACAAgagcatatacatacatataaacaCTTCCCGTTATAATTATAGACAATGACCCATTACTCGTCAAACGGCATTTCCGCTGCAGCTTAAGTTTTATGAATGGTGGTCTACGGTCTACGGTCTATGTAGATTGATTTCATTAGGCCATGAAAATGTCAGGGTCTTCATTGTGGAAGATCCATAAACGTGAGGAATGTGTGTGGGAGGGCTTTGTGGTAGATAATGAGCTCGAGGGTAAATGTGAAAGTTTTCATTCTAGAGTTCTTTATCGAACTGAAGAACTCAAGACAAAATCATCAAAAACTCTTggaatttaaatttaaaattcaGGGAAATGGAAATAGTTTTAAAAATGCCTATGTACATTACCAGTAGCAATACGAGACGTATTAATATACAAAATGTATTCAAATGTATTCCTTTTTGTATAGACACTACAATTGCTATATAATTACTAAGAACTAGCCCAAAGAGTAGCATTGATactgaattaaaaaaaaaccaacaaaattTTAACTACTTTTA
This region of Drosophila miranda strain MSH22 chromosome 2, D.miranda_PacBio2.1, whole genome shotgun sequence genomic DNA includes:
- the LOC108154626 gene encoding protein bottleneck, producing the protein MSISTFNFQFYNYKIPAAMGCSTSRSSSSFISELEMDIDEEMSSPAVTSTPRPRFTTELALQLQRESPQTPAKTTLHGLRPQLHTPQKRWSMELREKVLEMSKRNNGSDGEEQQPQTTQQEQQQQQQQKQLQQEQEKSEQHNGDPNVAPTVTDKINFFNKLTNTFESTRSGATATGTGTANSSKCNNNNRFISLLRSTRPQGIATTSSSNNSSLSGTSVLSQVPPPKPKRLMATAPPGSTFAMPSSMGMGGSQRKSSLRRKPSMDKSRATISRQNSSASVRPQHHAIMEDLSLVVPVRLRIAEYEQRISMSA